In one window of Thermodesulfobacteriota bacterium DNA:
- a CDS encoding RnfABCDGE type electron transport complex subunit G, protein MNGVKKMFLNLIIIGALSGAVLSGVFTAADPMIKANKEKELRESVFYVLPEARDFVKVEKTVGQEKLIVYKGINENGEPVGLAFKADGNGFSANIGLMVGLDLDYLKLKGIEVLDQLETPGLGDRIRDESFKDQFKGLEVKPRIEYIKFRKPEKPNQIQAITGATISSEAVIKNINRAVEKVVANFPRGEMMKVEDGPRPARAVEGQDAAR, encoded by the coding sequence TTGAACGGCGTTAAAAAAATGTTCCTCAACCTCATAATCATCGGAGCCCTTTCCGGGGCCGTCCTGTCGGGCGTCTTTACGGCGGCTGACCCGATGATCAAGGCGAATAAGGAGAAGGAGCTCAGGGAATCGGTCTTCTATGTCCTTCCCGAGGCAAGGGATTTCGTAAAGGTCGAGAAGACCGTCGGGCAGGAGAAGCTTATCGTCTACAAGGGCATAAACGAAAACGGGGAGCCAGTCGGCCTGGCTTTCAAGGCCGACGGAAACGGCTTTTCCGCCAATATAGGCCTCATGGTGGGCCTCGACCTCGACTATCTGAAGCTAAAGGGCATAGAGGTTCTTGACCAGCTCGAAACGCCGGGCCTCGGCGACAGGATACGGGACGAGTCGTTCAAGGACCAGTTCAAGGGACTCGAAGTGAAGCCCAGGATAGAGTACATAAAGTTCAGGAAACCCGAGAAGCCGAACCAGATACAGGCCATCACCGGCGCGACGATATCGTCCGAGGCGGTAATAAAGAACATAAACAGGGCCGTGGAGAAGGTGGTCGCCAACTTCCCGCGCGGTGAGATGATGAAGGTCGAGGACGGGCCTCGCCCGGCCCGGGCCGTGGAGGGGCAGGATGCGGCAAGATAG
- a CDS encoding electron transport complex subunit E, translated as MRQDRSLFYEFKKGLWQDIAPFRLLLGLCPALAVSNSAINGLSMGLATLFVLFTSNMVVSLIRRTISAKVRIPAYVVVIATLVTVTDIFLAAVFPAISKALGPYIPLIVANCIILGRAEAFAQKNPLIPTAMDTLGIGLGFTMSLTLMGVIREVLGFGSVFGFKLLGSWFEPWIIMILPAGAFLVLGALVALVGWMSSRKAAREAGAAEPASH; from the coding sequence ATGCGGCAAGATAGGAGCCTCTTTTACGAGTTCAAGAAGGGCCTCTGGCAGGATATTGCGCCTTTCAGGCTGCTCCTCGGGCTCTGCCCTGCGCTAGCTGTCTCGAACTCCGCGATAAACGGCCTTTCCATGGGCCTTGCGACCCTTTTCGTCCTCTTCACCTCAAACATGGTCGTATCCCTCATAAGGAGGACCATATCGGCAAAGGTGAGGATACCGGCGTACGTTGTCGTCATAGCGACCCTCGTGACCGTGACGGACATATTCCTCGCGGCGGTCTTCCCGGCCATCTCAAAGGCGCTCGGGCCGTACATACCGCTCATAGTCGCGAACTGCATCATACTCGGAAGGGCCGAGGCCTTTGCGCAGAAGAACCCGCTCATCCCTACCGCGATGGACACGCTCGGCATAGGCCTGGGGTTCACCATGAGCCTCACGCTCATGGGCGTAATCCGCGAGGTGCTGGGGTTCGGGAGCGTCTTCGGCTTTAAGCTCCTCGGCTCGTGGTTCGAGCCCTGGATAATAATGATACTCCCTGCGGGTGCTTTCCTCGTCCTCGGGGCGCTTGTCGCGCTCGTGGGCTGGATGTCGAGCAGGAAGGCAGCAAGGGAGGCCGGGGCGGCTGAGCCGGCCTCGCACTAA
- a CDS encoding cytochrome c biogenesis protein ResB, protein MAEKAKEAAEGMDARWYRALGSGIWAFLNSLKLTIFILIALAVTSIFGTAIEQNAQAEKYIAEFGETWGNLIIYTNLDNMYYSWWFRGLIVFLAVNIVVCTLERFPPKWRSLLDHKQERFDPKLIEKFAHHETLSIGASPEAVRDRLLQVLRKKRFGTVSSGGGDEFFIYAWKGRIGRLGSDMTHISLLLILLGALLGSVYGYRDSIFMNVGNTVKFSNEPFMLRLDKFWIDYYDSGHIRQYNSVLTIIEDGKEVMQKQIWVNEPLDYKGLKFYQSNYGLSWNKLEEAQLTFRRKAEEGSGISFPAKWNDLTDVPNSKYSVKLVGYTADFAYDEENNFVYSKSENPNNPAIKIEVYEGEKLISSPWLFMNYPGIFPAIPDSDHDFVYTGHKGAWFSGLQYSKDPGTNVVWIGSAVMGIGFIMAFFIYHRRVWIHIKGSGQSTEMKIGGTINKNTFAFERDIREITGAVSSK, encoded by the coding sequence ATGGCAGAGAAAGCAAAGGAGGCGGCGGAAGGCATGGACGCCAGGTGGTACAGGGCCCTTGGCTCCGGTATCTGGGCCTTTCTGAACTCCCTCAAGCTAACTATCTTCATACTCATCGCGCTGGCGGTCACCTCGATTTTCGGCACCGCCATCGAGCAGAACGCCCAGGCGGAGAAGTACATCGCCGAGTTCGGCGAGACCTGGGGCAACCTGATCATCTACACCAACCTCGACAACATGTATTACTCGTGGTGGTTCAGGGGGCTGATAGTATTCCTGGCCGTCAACATCGTCGTCTGCACCCTCGAGAGGTTCCCGCCCAAGTGGAGGTCGCTCCTTGACCACAAGCAGGAGCGTTTCGACCCGAAGCTCATCGAGAAGTTCGCGCACCACGAGACCCTGAGCATAGGCGCGAGCCCGGAGGCCGTGAGGGACAGGCTCCTTCAGGTCCTCAGGAAAAAGAGGTTCGGCACAGTCAGCTCAGGGGGCGGGGACGAGTTTTTCATATACGCGTGGAAGGGGAGGATCGGCAGGCTCGGCTCCGATATGACACACATAAGCCTCCTCCTCATACTCCTCGGGGCGCTTCTCGGAAGCGTATACGGTTACAGGGACTCCATATTCATGAACGTCGGCAACACCGTTAAGTTCAGCAACGAGCCCTTCATGCTCAGGCTCGACAAGTTCTGGATAGACTATTATGATTCTGGTCACATCAGGCAGTACAACTCGGTTCTCACCATAATCGAGGACGGCAAGGAAGTGATGCAGAAGCAGATATGGGTGAACGAGCCCCTCGACTACAAGGGGCTGAAGTTCTACCAGTCGAACTACGGCCTCTCCTGGAACAAGCTCGAGGAGGCGCAGCTGACCTTCAGGCGCAAGGCTGAGGAAGGGTCAGGCATATCGTTTCCCGCCAAATGGAACGACCTCACGGACGTTCCTAACAGCAAATATTCCGTAAAGCTCGTAGGGTACACGGCCGACTTCGCCTATGACGAGGAGAATAACTTCGTCTATTCAAAATCAGAAAACCCGAACAACCCTGCCATAAAGATAGAGGTGTACGAAGGAGAGAAGCTCATATCCTCGCCATGGCTTTTCATGAACTACCCGGGGATATTCCCGGCCATACCCGACTCCGACCATGACTTCGTCTACACCGGCCACAAGGGGGCCTGGTTCTCGGGCCTGCAGTACAGCAAAGACCCCGGCACCAACGTGGTCTGGATAGGCTCCGCGGTCATGGGAATCGGTTTCATAATGGCCTTCTTCATATACCACAGGAGGGTCTGGATCCACATAAAGGGCAGCGGTCAGTCCACCGAGATGAAGATCGGCGGCACCATAAACAAGAACACCTTCGCGTTCGAGCGCGATATAAGGGAGATAACCGGAGCGGTGTCTTCCAAATGA
- a CDS encoding DUF4390 domain-containing protein yields MKKLILVLVFAVWVFPASLLAETPLITGLEVSRPPLTVSFKVKDAFSKNIEEAVRSGLPTSFNFIIELRKVNRFLPDEKVGRWEFRHTVRYDSLRNEYEVVLDEQGDKTVRTRDFEEMKRVMAACSGVIVAPAHLIPGSLYELRIKAAMDPVELPFLLNYIFFFLKFLNFETDWHVHAFTA; encoded by the coding sequence ATGAAAAAACTCATATTGGTTCTTGTATTCGCGGTATGGGTCTTCCCGGCCAGCCTCCTTGCCGAAACGCCCCTCATAACCGGCCTGGAGGTCTCAAGGCCCCCGCTTACCGTGTCATTCAAGGTCAAGGACGCGTTCAGCAAGAACATCGAGGAGGCTGTAAGGAGCGGCCTTCCTACCTCGTTCAACTTCATAATCGAGCTCAGGAAAGTCAACAGGTTCCTGCCCGACGAAAAAGTGGGCAGGTGGGAGTTCAGGCATACGGTAAGGTACGACAGCCTCCGGAACGAGTACGAGGTGGTACTTGACGAGCAGGGGGACAAGACGGTGCGGACCAGGGACTTCGAAGAGATGAAAAGGGTCATGGCCGCCTGTTCCGGAGTGATAGTGGCCCCCGCGCACCTTATCCCGGGGAGCCTCTACGAGCTCCGGATAAAGGCGGCAATGGACCCGGTCGAGCTGCCGTTCCTCCTCAACTACATATTCTTCTTCCTTAAATTCCTGAACTTCGAGACCGACTGGCACGTGCATGCCTTTACGGCCTGA
- a CDS encoding tetratricopeptide repeat protein, giving the protein MRRRNILTGAAAVAIASVIALGGCSRDEAPSPPQQANSAAQTGAQQPHPPGNTMLIADLESRLKESPGSPDIMWRLADAYFEARQFEQASTYYKRVVDMGSGETDVYNGLGISLHYMGKSAEGLTYIEDGIKKNPYHQRIWLTKGFILAYGLGDMEGAKAAWEKATVLNPESQVGKAAAEYLSALTNK; this is encoded by the coding sequence TTGAGAAGAAGAAATATATTAACGGGAGCGGCCGCGGTGGCGATAGCCTCCGTCATCGCCCTTGGCGGCTGCTCCAGGGACGAAGCACCCAGCCCGCCGCAGCAAGCGAACTCGGCCGCGCAGACCGGCGCACAGCAGCCGCACCCTCCCGGGAATACGATGCTCATAGCGGACCTGGAGAGCAGGCTGAAGGAGAGCCCCGGCAGCCCGGACATCATGTGGAGGCTAGCCGACGCCTACTTCGAGGCCAGGCAGTTCGAGCAGGCGTCAACATACTACAAGAGAGTGGTCGATATGGGTTCCGGAGAGACCGACGTCTACAACGGCCTCGGGATATCTCTCCATTACATGGGCAAGTCCGCCGAAGGCCTTACCTACATAGAGGATGGGATAAAGAAGAACCCGTACCACCAGAGGATATGGCTCACGAAAGGCTTCATACTCGCGTACGGCCTGGGTGACATGGAGGGCGCAAAGGCCGCGTGGGAGAAGGCCACCGTCCTCAACCCCGAAAGCCAGGTGGGCAAGGCCGCCGCAGAGTACCTCTCCGCGCTCACAAATAAATAA
- a CDS encoding RnfABCDGE type electron transport complex subunit B, with protein sequence MLETLVISAVSMGAIGAVMAVFLVYADRKLKVEEDPRVEAISAALPNTNCGGCGYPGCRMFAEALMKGEALPTACVAGGNDTAAELAGILGVEAGSMKRMLAVVLCRGGNAEAERRAEYRGEGTCTASHLTGGDKSCTYGCLGLGECVAACKFDAMAMNDNGLPVVFYDKCVGCGACARACPRDIIEMHPEDRKLFVYCKNLDKGAYARKVCKVACVACGLCVKDCSVPGGIAMKNNLAVVDYSLAPQTDESVKRCPTKCILWGEEEKSTRVAYYSGKTRS encoded by the coding sequence ATGCTTGAGACTCTCGTGATATCAGCCGTCAGCATGGGCGCAATCGGCGCCGTCATGGCGGTCTTCCTCGTCTACGCCGACAGGAAGCTCAAGGTCGAGGAGGACCCCAGGGTAGAGGCCATCTCGGCAGCGCTCCCAAACACCAACTGCGGCGGCTGCGGCTACCCAGGCTGCAGGATGTTCGCCGAGGCCCTCATGAAGGGCGAAGCGCTACCCACGGCCTGCGTTGCCGGCGGGAACGATACCGCCGCGGAGCTCGCCGGGATCCTCGGCGTCGAGGCCGGGAGCATGAAGAGGATGCTGGCGGTCGTGCTCTGCAGGGGCGGGAACGCCGAGGCCGAAAGGCGGGCCGAGTACAGGGGCGAGGGCACCTGCACGGCCTCGCACCTCACGGGCGGCGACAAGTCCTGCACCTATGGCTGCCTCGGGCTCGGCGAGTGCGTGGCCGCGTGCAAGTTCGACGCGATGGCCATGAACGACAACGGGCTTCCGGTCGTCTTCTACGACAAGTGCGTCGGGTGCGGGGCCTGCGCGAGGGCCTGCCCAAGGGACATAATAGAGATGCACCCGGAGGACAGGAAGCTCTTCGTCTACTGCAAGAACCTCGATAAGGGCGCCTACGCGAGGAAGGTCTGCAAGGTGGCCTGCGTGGCCTGCGGCCTCTGCGTAAAGGACTGCAGCGTCCCCGGCGGCATAGCCATGAAGAACAACCTCGCGGTCGTCGACTACTCGCTCGCGCCCCAGACGGACGAGTCCGTCAAGAGGTGCCCCACCAAATGCATACTCTGGGGCGAAGAGGAGAAGTCCACCAGGGTCGCCTACTACTCCGGCAAGACCAGGAGCTGA
- a CDS encoding ATP-binding protein, protein MSETRNIDSQKSDAESKRRRRELFLIFLVVPAIIILTLVESHLSALSGDVPIATNILIFGLININIILLILLVFLILRNTVKLFMERKRQVMGSKLRTKLVTSFVALSIVPTVLLFVIVIGFINRSIDGWFGIKVEDSLQESMELAQNYYKDMHDRVEAASRALADSIGAGSAESDAREDFIRRKMVEWDLSTVEVFTSDGKRELYTVADKITRNMVPDTDEDAVRKALSGEASSYIQTLKVGDVVRAVAPLPPSVGGHPSGVVAVSYYVPRSLMDKMKEISAAFEGYKQLKLLKYPVKASYFTILLIITLFIVFFSIWIGRYLAKELTVPIHELAEGTHAVASGNLDYRINVESDDEIGLLVKSFNRMTEDLRTGKYKIEAANLDLRRTNMELDQRRRYIEIVLGNVPAGVISIDKSGKIVSINRVAAQMLGAGEENIIGRNYREVLREEDREVLREMIRAMSEMGLESMEKQMRVEVDGKVMTVLANLNALKDDSGNYLGMVAVLDDLTHLVKTQRMSAWKEVARRIAHEIKNPLTPIKLSAQRLRKKYLDRFPEDDTVFDECTMTIIKQVDELKALVNEFSSFARMPAANPSPNDLNEVVREVMTLYKPGQRAISFESSLDDRLPVLDIDRDQIKRVLINLMDNAIAAVGDEGGAVRIETAYMPELQLARLEVIDTGPGIPTEAKQKLFEPYFSTKKTGTGLGLAITSNIIADHNGYIRVRDNQPRGTRFVIELPVKTVTI, encoded by the coding sequence ATGAGCGAAACCCGTAATATAGACTCTCAGAAGTCCGACGCCGAAAGCAAAAGGCGCCGTAGAGAGCTTTTCCTTATCTTCCTCGTCGTCCCGGCGATAATAATCCTCACCCTTGTGGAGTCGCACCTCTCGGCCTTGAGCGGGGACGTGCCGATCGCCACCAACATACTCATCTTCGGCCTCATAAACATCAACATCATACTCCTTATACTCCTCGTATTCCTGATACTCCGCAACACCGTAAAACTTTTCATGGAACGGAAGCGGCAGGTCATGGGCTCGAAGCTCAGGACCAAGCTCGTCACGTCGTTCGTGGCCCTCTCAATAGTGCCGACGGTCCTCCTTTTCGTGATAGTCATAGGCTTCATCAACAGGTCGATTGACGGGTGGTTCGGCATAAAGGTCGAGGACTCTCTCCAGGAGTCGATGGAGCTCGCCCAGAACTACTATAAGGACATGCACGACAGGGTCGAGGCGGCGTCGAGGGCCCTTGCCGACTCCATCGGGGCCGGGAGCGCCGAGTCCGATGCCAGGGAGGACTTCATAAGGCGGAAGATGGTCGAGTGGGACCTCTCCACGGTCGAGGTCTTCACTTCGGACGGGAAGAGGGAGCTTTACACCGTTGCCGACAAGATAACAAGGAACATGGTCCCCGACACCGACGAGGATGCCGTCCGGAAGGCGCTCTCGGGAGAGGCGTCCAGCTATATCCAGACCCTCAAGGTGGGCGACGTGGTAAGGGCTGTCGCGCCGCTTCCGCCCTCGGTCGGCGGCCATCCTTCCGGGGTAGTGGCCGTGAGCTACTATGTCCCGCGAAGCCTCATGGACAAGATGAAGGAGATATCCGCGGCCTTTGAGGGCTACAAGCAGCTTAAGCTCCTCAAGTACCCCGTGAAGGCGAGCTATTTCACCATTCTTCTCATAATAACCCTCTTCATTGTCTTCTTTTCCATCTGGATAGGGCGGTATCTAGCGAAGGAGCTTACCGTCCCCATACACGAGCTTGCTGAAGGGACCCATGCCGTGGCGAGCGGCAACCTCGACTACAGGATAAACGTCGAGTCCGACGACGAGATAGGCCTGCTGGTCAAGTCCTTCAACAGGATGACCGAGGACCTGAGGACAGGCAAATACAAGATAGAGGCCGCGAACCTGGACCTCAGGCGCACCAACATGGAGCTCGACCAGAGGAGGAGGTACATAGAAATAGTCCTCGGGAACGTCCCGGCAGGTGTAATCTCCATCGACAAGTCCGGAAAGATAGTCTCCATAAACCGGGTGGCCGCCCAGATGCTCGGGGCCGGCGAGGAGAACATCATAGGGAGGAACTACAGGGAAGTGCTCCGGGAGGAGGACAGGGAGGTGCTCCGGGAGATGATACGCGCCATGAGCGAGATGGGGCTCGAATCGATGGAGAAGCAGATGAGGGTCGAGGTGGACGGCAAGGTAATGACCGTGCTTGCCAACCTCAACGCCCTGAAGGACGACTCCGGCAACTACCTCGGCATGGTCGCGGTCCTCGACGACCTTACCCATCTCGTAAAGACCCAGAGGATGTCGGCCTGGAAAGAGGTGGCGAGGAGGATCGCCCACGAGATCAAGAACCCGCTCACCCCCATAAAGCTTTCGGCGCAGAGGCTCCGCAAGAAGTACCTGGACAGGTTCCCGGAGGACGATACCGTTTTCGACGAGTGCACCATGACCATAATAAAGCAGGTAGATGAATTGAAGGCCCTCGTAAACGAGTTCTCGAGCTTCGCGCGGATGCCCGCCGCCAACCCCAGCCCTAACGACCTGAACGAGGTCGTACGCGAGGTCATGACGCTTTACAAGCCAGGGCAGAGGGCGATAAGCTTCGAGTCTTCGCTCGACGACCGCCTGCCGGTCCTTGATATTGACAGGGACCAGATAAAAAGGGTACTTATTAACCTGATGGACAACGCCATAGCCGCGGTCGGCGACGAGGGCGGAGCTGTCCGCATCGAGACGGCCTATATGCCGGAGCTGCAGCTCGCCAGGCTCGAGGTCATAGACACCGGCCCGGGCATCCCCACGGAGGCCAAGCAGAAGCTCTTCGAGCCGTACTTCTCCACCAAGAAGAC
- a CDS encoding TlpA disulfide reductase family protein, giving the protein MSVKTNAEDNEKGLPAIALAGIILAVVAAVALIFIFGQREKFEPVVANTEMIDFELPDLSGKTHKLSDFKGKAIFLNFWATWCKPCEEEMPSMQVLSDNLASFPFVIVAVSIDNDSPENVRKFVEKYDLTFPVLHDRKGKIKEIYKTTGVPETFIIDQNGVIAEKVRGPRDWTEPSSTRMLMELVQFGPREKGGYPAK; this is encoded by the coding sequence ATGAGCGTAAAGACGAACGCAGAGGATAACGAGAAAGGGCTCCCAGCAATAGCGCTGGCCGGGATAATACTGGCCGTGGTCGCGGCGGTGGCGCTCATATTCATCTTCGGGCAGCGGGAGAAATTCGAGCCGGTGGTCGCGAACACGGAGATGATCGACTTCGAGCTCCCGGACCTCTCCGGAAAGACCCACAAGCTGAGCGACTTCAAGGGCAAGGCCATCTTCCTCAACTTCTGGGCGACGTGGTGCAAGCCCTGCGAGGAGGAGATGCCGTCAATGCAGGTGCTCTCCGACAACCTCGCCTCTTTCCCTTTCGTCATAGTGGCTGTGAGCATTGACAACGACAGCCCAGAGAACGTCCGAAAATTCGTCGAAAAATACGACCTGACCTTCCCGGTCCTGCATGACAGGAAGGGAAAGATAAAGGAAATATACAAGACCACCGGCGTGCCAGAGACCTTCATCATCGACCAGAACGGCGTCATCGCCGAGAAGGTGAGGGGCCCCAGGGACTGGACCGAGCCCTCGTCAACCAGGATGCTGATGGAGCTCGTACAGTTCGGGCCCAGGGAGAAAGGCGGATACCCCGCCAAGTAG
- the rsxA gene encoding electron transport complex subunit RsxA → MELILIFISASIVNNFVLAYFLGICPFIGVSNKTENAVNMGLATTFVMTLTAAATWPIYHHVLLRFNVPFLQYVTFIIIIASLVQLVEMYVRKASPSLYRALGIFLPLITTNCAILGLALFMVLRDYNYLESIVFGFATGVGFTLAIVMMSGIREELEFADVPSHFKGAPITFIVAGMLALAFMGFAGLIRG, encoded by the coding sequence TTGGAACTGATACTGATATTCATATCGGCTTCCATCGTAAACAACTTCGTGCTCGCCTATTTCCTGGGCATATGCCCGTTCATAGGCGTCTCGAACAAGACCGAGAACGCGGTCAACATGGGCCTTGCGACCACGTTCGTCATGACCCTGACCGCAGCCGCGACCTGGCCCATATACCACCACGTGCTCTTAAGGTTCAACGTGCCGTTCCTGCAGTACGTTACCTTCATAATCATAATCGCCTCCCTCGTGCAGCTCGTGGAGATGTACGTGAGAAAGGCGAGCCCGTCCCTTTACCGCGCGCTGGGCATATTCCTCCCGCTCATAACCACGAACTGCGCGATACTGGGGCTTGCGCTATTCATGGTCCTCAGGGACTACAACTACCTCGAATCGATAGTCTTCGGGTTCGCCACCGGGGTGGGCTTTACCCTCGCCATAGTGATGATGTCCGGCATAAGGGAGGAGCTCGAGTTCGCGGACGTTCCCTCGCACTTCAAGGGCGCGCCCATAACCTTCATCGTCGCCGGGATGCTGGCGCTGGCCTTCATGGGCTTCGCCGGCCTCATAAGGGGTTAG
- a CDS encoding glutaredoxin family protein: MTKPTVELYALEDCALCAIDGCALCKDARSIIGRASSELPFEFKEVGIDSSEDLLRRYKGEIPTVFINGKKVFKYKVDEAEFKKRVRREIIKAGMSRISKK, translated from the coding sequence ATGACCAAGCCTACAGTTGAGCTTTATGCACTCGAGGATTGCGCGCTCTGCGCCATTGACGGCTGCGCCCTTTGCAAGGACGCCCGGAGCATCATAGGCAGGGCAAGCAGTGAGCTGCCTTTTGAGTTCAAGGAGGTCGGCATAGACTCTAGCGAAGACCTCCTCCGGCGTTACAAGGGCGAAATACCGACCGTTTTCATAAACGGCAAAAAGGTATTCAAGTACAAAGTCGACGAGGCGGAGTTCAAGAAAAGGGTCAGGAGGGAAATAATCAAGGCTGGAATGTCCCGAATCTCCAAGAAGTAA
- a CDS encoding CYCXC family (seleno)protein, with product MLGLASCDSGKGTGTADSLRGGETRPTLDPARFTGLSAEAYQAAREIPEIIDSLYCYCDCERHFGHKSLLTCFVDEHAVYCDICIYEALMARDLHRQGLDAAAIRKAVDERFGHLSHSGPH from the coding sequence ATGCTCGGCCTCGCGTCATGCGATTCTGGCAAGGGTACCGGAACCGCGGACAGCCTGAGGGGAGGCGAGACCCGGCCCACGCTCGACCCGGCCAGGTTCACCGGCTTATCGGCGGAGGCGTACCAGGCCGCCAGGGAGATACCCGAGATAATAGACAGCCTTTACTGCTACTGCGACTGCGAGAGGCATTTCGGCCATAAGAGCCTCTTGACCTGTTTCGTCGACGAGCACGCCGTATACTGCGACATCTGCATATACGAGGCCCTCATGGCGCGCGACCTCCACAGGCAGGGCTTGGACGCGGCGGCCATCAGGAAGGCCGTGGACGAAAGGTTCGGCCATTTGAGTCATTCAGGTCCGCATTGA
- the ccsB gene encoding c-type cytochrome biogenesis protein CcsB encodes MILSLVFFTFAFIFYILTTTAYAGFWVFRKKWLGQIATALAFIALGATTMVLISRAGESGHGPFSNLWESMVLFVWATNAGYLLMEYRYKFKAIGAIVMSIVSLAMLAASLLPYRFKDVEPLNPALQSKWKWMTSLLSKWDLQNYAIGWLDFHVVTTFIGYAAFAISFGLAILYLLKNRYESRQQRVRLLEAIPDSKVLDEMSYRAIAWGFPFLAVGIVSGAIWANYAWGGYWSWDPKETWSLITWFIYAAYLHARVTRGWRGKRAAYLSILGFAAVVFLYWGVSFILPGLHAYA; translated from the coding sequence ATGATACTTTCTCTTGTCTTTTTCACGTTCGCGTTCATTTTTTACATACTCACGACGACTGCGTACGCGGGCTTTTGGGTATTCAGGAAGAAATGGCTGGGGCAGATAGCCACGGCTCTGGCCTTCATCGCCCTGGGCGCCACCACCATGGTCCTCATAAGCCGCGCGGGCGAGTCGGGTCACGGACCGTTCTCGAACCTCTGGGAGTCGATGGTGCTCTTTGTATGGGCGACCAACGCCGGCTATCTCCTGATGGAGTACAGGTACAAGTTCAAGGCCATCGGCGCGATAGTGATGTCCATAGTGTCGCTTGCCATGCTGGCGGCCTCGCTCCTGCCTTACAGGTTCAAGGACGTCGAGCCGCTCAACCCGGCTCTTCAGAGCAAGTGGAAATGGATGACGAGCCTGCTTTCGAAATGGGACCTCCAGAATTACGCCATAGGCTGGCTTGACTTCCACGTGGTCACTACCTTCATCGGGTACGCGGCCTTCGCAATATCTTTCGGGCTTGCCATCCTTTACCTCCTGAAGAACAGGTACGAAAGCCGGCAGCAGAGAGTAAGGCTCCTCGAAGCCATTCCCGACTCGAAGGTGCTGGATGAGATGAGCTATCGCGCCATTGCCTGGGGGTTCCCGTTCCTCGCGGTGGGGATCGTATCCGGCGCCATATGGGCCAACTACGCCTGGGGCGGCTACTGGAGCTGGGACCCCAAGGAGACGTGGTCGCTCATAACCTGGTTCATATACGCAGCATATCTCCACGCTCGTGTCACGAGGGGATGGAGGGGCAAGAGGGCCGCGTACCTCTCGATACTCGGCTTCGCGGCAGTGGTTTTTCTCTACTGGGGCGTGAGCTTCATACTCCCAGGCCTCCACGCCTACGCGTAG
- a CDS encoding cytochrome c biogenesis protein CcdA translates to MTTEVSIPLAFMGGILSFISPCVLPLVPSYISFVTGISFEELTGEGGEEKKLKKVILFNSLMFILGFSTVFVVILGSSAQLLGNVFMEYQDIIRKIGGLVIILLGIHIIGIINFSILQRDKRLHFFREKPAGLLGSFLVGIGFAAGWTPCIGPILSAIFAVAATTESPWSGIILFIAYSAGLAIPFLLTSLGINTFLRHFNRLKRHMRTVSIVTGVFLILTGLLIFTNSLGIIAGYINSVIPSIS, encoded by the coding sequence ATGACCACCGAGGTTTCCATACCGCTTGCGTTCATGGGGGGGATACTCTCCTTCATCTCCCCGTGCGTGCTGCCGCTCGTGCCGTCCTACATATCCTTCGTGACTGGCATCTCTTTCGAGGAGCTTACGGGAGAGGGCGGGGAAGAGAAGAAGCTCAAGAAGGTAATACTCTTCAACTCCCTCATGTTCATCCTCGGCTTCTCGACCGTTTTCGTGGTCATACTGGGTTCTTCCGCGCAGCTCCTCGGGAACGTCTTCATGGAATACCAGGACATAATCCGGAAGATAGGCGGCCTGGTAATAATACTCCTCGGCATACATATCATAGGGATCATCAACTTCAGCATACTGCAGAGGGACAAGCGCCTTCATTTCTTCCGCGAGAAGCCGGCGGGGCTCCTCGGATCGTTCCTCGTGGGGATAGGCTTTGCCGCGGGCTGGACGCCCTGCATAGGGCCCATACTCTCCGCGATATTCGCCGTGGCCGCGACGACCGAGAGCCCTTGGTCGGGTATCATCCTCTTCATAGCCTATTCGGCGGGGCTGGCAATACCGTTCCTCCTCACTTCCCTGGGCATCAACACCTTTCTCAGGCATTTCAACCGGCTCAAGAGGCACATGAGGACAGTTTCGATAGTGACCGGCGTCTTCCTCATATTAACTGGGCTCTTGATATTTACCAACTCACTTGGTATCATAGCCGGGTACATAAACAGCGTAATACCCAGCATAAGCTGA